Proteins found in one Cobetia sp. L2A1 genomic segment:
- a CDS encoding ArsR/SmtB family transcription factor, with product MPSDPQATLETFAALSQATRLEAFRLLVRHEPSGLPAGDIARVLEVPHNTLSTHLGVLSRAGLIHSQRKGRSLIYRANLSHMLTTVQFLLRECCAGSPEVCDPLLASLTTPDCTSACTSQASQEPQDHD from the coding sequence ATGCCGTCCGATCCCCAGGCCACGCTCGAGACCTTTGCCGCTCTGTCTCAGGCAACGCGGCTCGAGGCCTTTCGCTTGCTGGTACGCCACGAACCGTCAGGCCTGCCCGCGGGAGATATTGCTCGAGTGCTAGAGGTACCGCACAACACCCTCTCGACGCATCTGGGTGTATTGAGCCGCGCCGGGCTGATCCACTCCCAGCGCAAGGGGCGCTCACTGATCTATCGCGCCAACCTGTCCCACATGCTGACCACCGTGCAATTTCTGCTGCGCGAATGTTGCGCGGGCTCGCCGGAAGTCTGTGATCCGTTACTGGCGTCGCTCACTACCCCCGATTGCACCTCCGCCTGTACATCCCAGGCATCTCAGGAGCCTCAAGACCATGACTGA